From Anopheles darlingi chromosome 2, idAnoDarlMG_H_01, whole genome shotgun sequence, the proteins below share one genomic window:
- the LOC125951033 gene encoding formin-J isoform X3, whose protein sequence is MATAPSNTASSTNEMDEFIKKSRVTRAAPPKPAYDPLQFVQIKPAKLYDLNKAKPSTERKLEVKAQREVVVEDAEEWQCNLDNWKSSRRKRVEHIIDKITEAKKIEQEEVCRGRKKSKTFSEMLENSGSRRRFILPGTDDDDEGGSFSDDLQDNQQVSTKEHYKDESTDERTTDDTESCSSSKQTDGESKTPDLIESLDTPEMNEFSLAIENYKSKFPMTQNRSSLLSNANSITTTTTITSSSSSTITMATLSSNTVEEESSVQKPIVRETETQSLFTGTADTPSSNESLEDDEGQQEQQTEKDQEVTPKVNVIERRRLFEQFQRLSCISDEVGSASSAPTRAVKLSGMVSNGQEQQQQQHPDRERIYDDAQTSTDELASSSSSDWIAAGATSIKERRAIFERYQSMEGGDEQEIVGRSRSNSSAVVIKSRSESNVGGGCKGGGGTGAVGQRYELTLEHLKRSNGADCCEDSGIQSTDLSRSSVVSQADDSEMLQLLSDVGKSPIRSAATLDSASEFSDTECSNGQLIENALDVAFEEMDSELNETSVTTEDASVLRGNHTSSQQLELPETTELTEECMVPLSVVPCPPDFVAPVEEFNDELVLLSLPKSKLTPPKEKPPPPPVDDEPEPDQHQQPSVTAGSVTSWMQQAASTVMHQNGAEMYHDSKSNGTNGTLAARTGQGNGKLEDFQLQEDNFRTLESYEVVQQVQLEQRKRFEEQKDHERDQERQEMLVYSNRIETQSHHHSLYEAGEHEEIVSVERELLQIEQEEMQRRRDKQMFYEKLSKGDPQRLSELQSPPQQHQQQQQHQQQQQQQQQQQQQQQQQQQQQQLQSQNQPHQQKQDPYYHHPHHHHQHHHHNHHNHHHRASMPAIDSRSLQNVNAYGAFETPFLDDVSSYEMGSLHRESMPNLSQVPGAFSSHPSSLSSYGEGYSTNSATSFDGGWTPMNRQSGGPLPDRRPTIAPRPTMNGFLDHHHQQQATTDLGGAGTGFNAADRSRLYSNVFEQHPKDIKQNVYHPTTSVNRGSTGGSAATSTTSYGQHWLVQEAEQRRIEQHQKNSAGTKRPLPKFVIDAITQRVQKLNAGGAGSEHSDNLSEDSDLAIINSMKHHHNQPLGTSVSQNHHQQQQYSNTSDKVLSVSGKKECSHCRIELGKGAAMAIESLGLFYHIECFKCCVCHVKLGDGTNGIDVRVRKYRLHCQNCFSSEDGVKFSCV, encoded by the exons ATGGCGACGGCACCATCCAATACCGCTAGCAGCACCAACGAGATGGACGAGTTTATCAAAAAGAGCCGTGTGACGCGGGCCGCTCCGCCCAAACCGGCCTACGATCCGTTGCAGTTTGTGCAGATCAAGCCGGCCAAGCTGTACGATCTGAACAAAGCCAAACCATCGACCGAGCGCAAGCTGGAGGTGAAGGCACAGCGCGAGGTAGTGGTGGAGGATGCCGAGGAGTGGCAGTGCAATCTGGACAATTGGAAGTCGTCGCGGAGGAAACGGGTGGAGCACATCATCGACAAGATTACCGAGGCGAAGAAGatcgagcaggaggaggtgtgCCGGGGGCGTAAGAAATCCAAAACATTTTCCGAAATGCTGGAAAACAG TGGATCCAGAAGACGCTTCATTCTGCCCGgtaccgatgatgacgatgagggaGGCAGCTTCAGTGACGATTTACAGGACAACCAACAAGTATCCACGAAAGAGCATTACAAG GACGAATCGACCGACGAACGGACTACGGATGATACTGAGAGCTGCAGCTCTTCGAAGCAAACCGATGGTGAATCGAAAACGCCCGATCTGATCGAATCATTGGACACCCCAGAAATGAACGAATTTTCTCTGGCGATCGAGAACTATAAATCAAAGTTTCCAATGACGCAGAACAGAAGCTCGCTATTAAGCAAcgccaacagcatcaccacgacaaccaccatcaccagcagtagcagcagtacgatTACGATGGCGACGTTATCATCGAACACCGTTGAAGAAGAATCGAGCGTCCAGAAGCCGATAGTCagggaaacggaaacgcaaAGTTTATTCACGGGAACAGCTGATACGCCTTCTTCGAATGAATCCTTGGAAGATGACGAAGGTCAGCAGGAGcaacaaacggaaaaagaCCAAGAGGTCACGCCAAAGGTGAATGTTATTGAAAGGCGACGTTTGTTTGAGCAGTTTCAACGCCTCTCGTGTATCTCGGATGAGGTAGGAAGCGCGTCGTCGGCCCCCACAAGAGCAGTTAAATTATCTGGTATGGTTAGCAATggtcaggagcagcagcagcagcagcacccggatCGGGAACGGATCTACGATGATGCGCAAACGTCCACCGACGAACTAGCTAGCTCCTCATCCTCCGATTGGATTGCCGCAGGGGCCACAAGTATTAAAGAACGGCGAGCTATTTTCGAGCGCTACCAGTCGATGGAAGGAGGAGACGAGCAGGAAATCGTGGGCCGTAGccgtagcaacagcagtgccGTGGTGATTAAGAGTCGCTCCGAATCGaacgtcggtggtggttgtaagGGCGGaggtggtaccggtgctgTTGGGCAGCGGTACGAATTGACGCTAGAGCATCTAAAGCGGAGCAATGGCGCCGATTGCTGCGAGGACAGTGGTATTCAGTCGACGGATTTATCGCGCAGCTCGGTCGTTTCGCAGGCGGATGATAGTGAAATGCTGCAGCTTCTGTCGGATGTTGGCAAAAGTCCGATCCGGTCCGCCGCCACGCTCGATTCGGCGAGCGAATTCTCCGACACTGAGTGTAGCAATGGGCAG CTCATAGAAAATGCGCTAGATGTGGCGTTTGAAGAGATGGATAGTGAACTCAACGAAACTAGTGTAACAACGGAGGATGCGAGCGTATTGCGAGGAAATCATACATCTTCACAGCAGCTGGAGCTACCAGAAACGACGGAACTCACGGAGGAATGCATGGTACCGTTAAGTGTTGTTCCCTGTCCTCCCGATTTTGTGGCCCCTGTAGAGGAATTCAACGACGAGCTGGTGTTATTGTCGTTGCCGAAATCCAAACTTACACCACCGAAGGAAAAACCTCCGCCGCCTCCAGTGGATGATGAACCAGAGCctgatcaacatcaacaaccgtCGGTAACCGCGGGTTCGGTAACAAGTTGGATGCAACAAGCTGCATCCACAGTCATGCACCAGAATGGCGCAGAAATGTATCATGACTCAAAGAGCAATGGAACAAATGGAACACTGGCAGCTAGAACTGGacagggaaatgggaaattaGAGGATTTTCAGCTCCAGGAAGACAATTTTAGAACCCTGGAAAGCTACGAAGTAGTGCAACAGGTGCAGCTAGAGCAACGTAAACGCTTCGAGGAACAGAAAGATCATGAACGGGACCAGGAACGGCAAGAGATGTTGGTGTACAGCAATCGTATCGAAACACAATCCCATCACCATTCGCTTTATGAAGCTGGTGAGCATGAG GAAATTGTTAGTGTCGAGCGAGAGCTGCTGCAAATCGAGCAGGAGGAGATGCAACGAAGGAGGGacaaacaaatgttttatgaaaaactATCGAAAGGTGATCCGCAACGGTTATCGGAATTGCAGTCTCCAccgcagcaacatcagcagcagcagcaacatcagcagcagcagcaacaacaacagcagcagcagcaacaacaacagcagcagcagcagcaacagcagctccaaTCTCAAAACCAACCCCACCAACAAAAACAGGATCCCtattatcatcatccacatcaccaccatcaacatcaccatcacaatcatcataatcatcatcaccgagcCTCAATGCCCGCCATCGATAGTCGATCGTTGCAGAACGTGAATGCGTATGGAGCCTTCGAAACACCGTTTTTGGACGATGTGAGCTCGTATGAAATGGGTTCCCTGCATCGTGAATCGATGCCCAATTTATCTCAGGTCCCTGGAGCTTTCTCGTCTCACCCATCGTCACTATCGTCGTACGGCGAGGGATATTCGACGAACTCTGCCACCAGTTTCGATGGTGGTTGGACTCCGATGAACCGACAGAGTGGTGGTCCCTTGCCCGATAGGCGCCCTACTATAGCTCCGAGGCCCACGATGAATGGGTTTcttgaccatcaccaccaacagcaggcaACCACCGATTTAGGCGGTGCGGGAACAGGGTTCAATGCAGCTGATCGATCCCGCTTGTATAGTAATGTGTTCGAGCAACATCCCAAAG aTATCAAACAAAACGTGTACCATCCAACAACGAGTGTGAACAGGGGATCGACTGGTGGTAGTGCGGCAACATCTACCACTTCCTACGGTCAACACTGGTTAGTACAGGAAGCAGAGCAGCGGCGCATCGAACAACACCAGAAGAACTCGGCCGGCACGAAGCGTCCGTTGCCAAAATTTGTCATCGATGCAATCACGCAGCGAGTGCAGAAACTGAACGCCGGAGGAGCTGGTTCAGAACATTCAGA tAACTTGTCCGAGGATTCCGACCTAGCAATAATCAATTCGATGAAACATCACCATAACCAGCCACTGGGTACCTCTGTGtcgcaaaaccatcaccaacaacagcagtattCCAACACATCCGATAAAGTTCTGAGCGTGAGCGGCAAAAAGGAATGCTCGCACTGTCGCATAGAGCTAG GGAAGGGAGCGGCCATGGCAATCGAGAGCCTCGGATTGTTTTACCACATCGAGTGTTTCAAATGTTGCGTTTGTCACGTTAAGCTCGGGGACGGCACTAATGGTATCGACGTGCGCGTTAGAAAGTATCGACTTCATTGCCAAAACTGTTTCTCTAGTGAAGACGGTGTAAAGTTTAGTTGTGTTTGA
- the LOC125951033 gene encoding formin-J isoform X1, whose protein sequence is MVTVTVTGTATMATAPSNTASSTNEMDEFIKKSRVTRAAPPKPAYDPLQFVQIKPAKLYDLNKAKPSTERKLEVKAQREVVVEDAEEWQCNLDNWKSSRRKRVEHIIDKITEAKKIEQEEVCRGRKKSKTFSEMLENSGSRRRFILPGTDDDDEGGSFSDDLQDNQQVSTKEHYKDESTDERTTDDTESCSSSKQTDGESKTPDLIESLDTPEMNEFSLAIENYKSKFPMTQNRSSLLSNANSITTTTTITSSSSSTITMATLSSNTVEEESSVQKPIVRETETQSLFTGTADTPSSNESLEDDEGQQEQQTEKDQEVTPKVNVIERRRLFEQFQRLSCISDEVGSASSAPTRAVKLSGMVSNGQEQQQQQHPDRERIYDDAQTSTDELASSSSSDWIAAGATSIKERRAIFERYQSMEGGDEQEIVGRSRSNSSAVVIKSRSESNVGGGCKGGGGTGAVGQRYELTLEHLKRSNGADCCEDSGIQSTDLSRSSVVSQADDSEMLQLLSDVGKSPIRSAATLDSASEFSDTECSNGQLIENALDVAFEEMDSELNETSVTTEDASVLRGNHTSSQQLELPETTELTEECMVPLSVVPCPPDFVAPVEEFNDELVLLSLPKSKLTPPKEKPPPPPVDDEPEPDQHQQPSVTAGSVTSWMQQAASTVMHQNGAEMYHDSKSNGTNGTLAARTGQGNGKLEDFQLQEDNFRTLESYEVVQQVQLEQRKRFEEQKDHERDQERQEMLVYSNRIETQSHHHSLYEAGEHEEIVSVERELLQIEQEEMQRRRDKQMFYEKLSKGDPQRLSELQSPPQQHQQQQQHQQQQQQQQQQQQQQQQQQQQQQLQSQNQPHQQKQDPYYHHPHHHHQHHHHNHHNHHHRASMPAIDSRSLQNVNAYGAFETPFLDDVSSYEMGSLHRESMPNLSQVPGAFSSHPSSLSSYGEGYSTNSATSFDGGWTPMNRQSGGPLPDRRPTIAPRPTMNGFLDHHHQQQATTDLGGAGTGFNAADRSRLYSNVFEQHPKDIKQNVYHPTTSVNRGSTGGSAATSTTSYGQHWLVQEAEQRRIEQHQKNSAGTKRPLPKFVIDAITQRVQKLNAGGAGSEHSDNLSEDSDLAIINSMKHHHNQPLGTSVSQNHHQQQQYSNTSDKVLSVSGKKECSHCRIELGKGAAMAIESLGLFYHIECFKCCVCHVKLGDGTNGIDVRVRKYRLHCQNCFSSEDGVKFSCV, encoded by the exons atggtgacggtgacggtgacgggcACGGCCACG ATGGCGACGGCACCATCCAATACCGCTAGCAGCACCAACGAGATGGACGAGTTTATCAAAAAGAGCCGTGTGACGCGGGCCGCTCCGCCCAAACCGGCCTACGATCCGTTGCAGTTTGTGCAGATCAAGCCGGCCAAGCTGTACGATCTGAACAAAGCCAAACCATCGACCGAGCGCAAGCTGGAGGTGAAGGCACAGCGCGAGGTAGTGGTGGAGGATGCCGAGGAGTGGCAGTGCAATCTGGACAATTGGAAGTCGTCGCGGAGGAAACGGGTGGAGCACATCATCGACAAGATTACCGAGGCGAAGAAGatcgagcaggaggaggtgtgCCGGGGGCGTAAGAAATCCAAAACATTTTCCGAAATGCTGGAAAACAG TGGATCCAGAAGACGCTTCATTCTGCCCGgtaccgatgatgacgatgagggaGGCAGCTTCAGTGACGATTTACAGGACAACCAACAAGTATCCACGAAAGAGCATTACAAG GACGAATCGACCGACGAACGGACTACGGATGATACTGAGAGCTGCAGCTCTTCGAAGCAAACCGATGGTGAATCGAAAACGCCCGATCTGATCGAATCATTGGACACCCCAGAAATGAACGAATTTTCTCTGGCGATCGAGAACTATAAATCAAAGTTTCCAATGACGCAGAACAGAAGCTCGCTATTAAGCAAcgccaacagcatcaccacgacaaccaccatcaccagcagtagcagcagtacgatTACGATGGCGACGTTATCATCGAACACCGTTGAAGAAGAATCGAGCGTCCAGAAGCCGATAGTCagggaaacggaaacgcaaAGTTTATTCACGGGAACAGCTGATACGCCTTCTTCGAATGAATCCTTGGAAGATGACGAAGGTCAGCAGGAGcaacaaacggaaaaagaCCAAGAGGTCACGCCAAAGGTGAATGTTATTGAAAGGCGACGTTTGTTTGAGCAGTTTCAACGCCTCTCGTGTATCTCGGATGAGGTAGGAAGCGCGTCGTCGGCCCCCACAAGAGCAGTTAAATTATCTGGTATGGTTAGCAATggtcaggagcagcagcagcagcagcacccggatCGGGAACGGATCTACGATGATGCGCAAACGTCCACCGACGAACTAGCTAGCTCCTCATCCTCCGATTGGATTGCCGCAGGGGCCACAAGTATTAAAGAACGGCGAGCTATTTTCGAGCGCTACCAGTCGATGGAAGGAGGAGACGAGCAGGAAATCGTGGGCCGTAGccgtagcaacagcagtgccGTGGTGATTAAGAGTCGCTCCGAATCGaacgtcggtggtggttgtaagGGCGGaggtggtaccggtgctgTTGGGCAGCGGTACGAATTGACGCTAGAGCATCTAAAGCGGAGCAATGGCGCCGATTGCTGCGAGGACAGTGGTATTCAGTCGACGGATTTATCGCGCAGCTCGGTCGTTTCGCAGGCGGATGATAGTGAAATGCTGCAGCTTCTGTCGGATGTTGGCAAAAGTCCGATCCGGTCCGCCGCCACGCTCGATTCGGCGAGCGAATTCTCCGACACTGAGTGTAGCAATGGGCAG CTCATAGAAAATGCGCTAGATGTGGCGTTTGAAGAGATGGATAGTGAACTCAACGAAACTAGTGTAACAACGGAGGATGCGAGCGTATTGCGAGGAAATCATACATCTTCACAGCAGCTGGAGCTACCAGAAACGACGGAACTCACGGAGGAATGCATGGTACCGTTAAGTGTTGTTCCCTGTCCTCCCGATTTTGTGGCCCCTGTAGAGGAATTCAACGACGAGCTGGTGTTATTGTCGTTGCCGAAATCCAAACTTACACCACCGAAGGAAAAACCTCCGCCGCCTCCAGTGGATGATGAACCAGAGCctgatcaacatcaacaaccgtCGGTAACCGCGGGTTCGGTAACAAGTTGGATGCAACAAGCTGCATCCACAGTCATGCACCAGAATGGCGCAGAAATGTATCATGACTCAAAGAGCAATGGAACAAATGGAACACTGGCAGCTAGAACTGGacagggaaatgggaaattaGAGGATTTTCAGCTCCAGGAAGACAATTTTAGAACCCTGGAAAGCTACGAAGTAGTGCAACAGGTGCAGCTAGAGCAACGTAAACGCTTCGAGGAACAGAAAGATCATGAACGGGACCAGGAACGGCAAGAGATGTTGGTGTACAGCAATCGTATCGAAACACAATCCCATCACCATTCGCTTTATGAAGCTGGTGAGCATGAG GAAATTGTTAGTGTCGAGCGAGAGCTGCTGCAAATCGAGCAGGAGGAGATGCAACGAAGGAGGGacaaacaaatgttttatgaaaaactATCGAAAGGTGATCCGCAACGGTTATCGGAATTGCAGTCTCCAccgcagcaacatcagcagcagcagcaacatcagcagcagcagcaacaacaacagcagcagcagcaacaacaacagcagcagcagcagcaacagcagctccaaTCTCAAAACCAACCCCACCAACAAAAACAGGATCCCtattatcatcatccacatcaccaccatcaacatcaccatcacaatcatcataatcatcatcaccgagcCTCAATGCCCGCCATCGATAGTCGATCGTTGCAGAACGTGAATGCGTATGGAGCCTTCGAAACACCGTTTTTGGACGATGTGAGCTCGTATGAAATGGGTTCCCTGCATCGTGAATCGATGCCCAATTTATCTCAGGTCCCTGGAGCTTTCTCGTCTCACCCATCGTCACTATCGTCGTACGGCGAGGGATATTCGACGAACTCTGCCACCAGTTTCGATGGTGGTTGGACTCCGATGAACCGACAGAGTGGTGGTCCCTTGCCCGATAGGCGCCCTACTATAGCTCCGAGGCCCACGATGAATGGGTTTcttgaccatcaccaccaacagcaggcaACCACCGATTTAGGCGGTGCGGGAACAGGGTTCAATGCAGCTGATCGATCCCGCTTGTATAGTAATGTGTTCGAGCAACATCCCAAAG aTATCAAACAAAACGTGTACCATCCAACAACGAGTGTGAACAGGGGATCGACTGGTGGTAGTGCGGCAACATCTACCACTTCCTACGGTCAACACTGGTTAGTACAGGAAGCAGAGCAGCGGCGCATCGAACAACACCAGAAGAACTCGGCCGGCACGAAGCGTCCGTTGCCAAAATTTGTCATCGATGCAATCACGCAGCGAGTGCAGAAACTGAACGCCGGAGGAGCTGGTTCAGAACATTCAGA tAACTTGTCCGAGGATTCCGACCTAGCAATAATCAATTCGATGAAACATCACCATAACCAGCCACTGGGTACCTCTGTGtcgcaaaaccatcaccaacaacagcagtattCCAACACATCCGATAAAGTTCTGAGCGTGAGCGGCAAAAAGGAATGCTCGCACTGTCGCATAGAGCTAG GGAAGGGAGCGGCCATGGCAATCGAGAGCCTCGGATTGTTTTACCACATCGAGTGTTTCAAATGTTGCGTTTGTCACGTTAAGCTCGGGGACGGCACTAATGGTATCGACGTGCGCGTTAGAAAGTATCGACTTCATTGCCAAAACTGTTTCTCTAGTGAAGACGGTGTAAAGTTTAGTTGTGTTTGA
- the LOC125951033 gene encoding formin-J isoform X2, with protein MMATAPSNTASSTNEMDEFIKKSRVTRAAPPKPAYDPLQFVQIKPAKLYDLNKAKPSTERKLEVKAQREVVVEDAEEWQCNLDNWKSSRRKRVEHIIDKITEAKKIEQEEVCRGRKKSKTFSEMLENSGSRRRFILPGTDDDDEGGSFSDDLQDNQQVSTKEHYKDESTDERTTDDTESCSSSKQTDGESKTPDLIESLDTPEMNEFSLAIENYKSKFPMTQNRSSLLSNANSITTTTTITSSSSSTITMATLSSNTVEEESSVQKPIVRETETQSLFTGTADTPSSNESLEDDEGQQEQQTEKDQEVTPKVNVIERRRLFEQFQRLSCISDEVGSASSAPTRAVKLSGMVSNGQEQQQQQHPDRERIYDDAQTSTDELASSSSSDWIAAGATSIKERRAIFERYQSMEGGDEQEIVGRSRSNSSAVVIKSRSESNVGGGCKGGGGTGAVGQRYELTLEHLKRSNGADCCEDSGIQSTDLSRSSVVSQADDSEMLQLLSDVGKSPIRSAATLDSASEFSDTECSNGQLIENALDVAFEEMDSELNETSVTTEDASVLRGNHTSSQQLELPETTELTEECMVPLSVVPCPPDFVAPVEEFNDELVLLSLPKSKLTPPKEKPPPPPVDDEPEPDQHQQPSVTAGSVTSWMQQAASTVMHQNGAEMYHDSKSNGTNGTLAARTGQGNGKLEDFQLQEDNFRTLESYEVVQQVQLEQRKRFEEQKDHERDQERQEMLVYSNRIETQSHHHSLYEAGEHEEIVSVERELLQIEQEEMQRRRDKQMFYEKLSKGDPQRLSELQSPPQQHQQQQQHQQQQQQQQQQQQQQQQQQQQQQLQSQNQPHQQKQDPYYHHPHHHHQHHHHNHHNHHHRASMPAIDSRSLQNVNAYGAFETPFLDDVSSYEMGSLHRESMPNLSQVPGAFSSHPSSLSSYGEGYSTNSATSFDGGWTPMNRQSGGPLPDRRPTIAPRPTMNGFLDHHHQQQATTDLGGAGTGFNAADRSRLYSNVFEQHPKDIKQNVYHPTTSVNRGSTGGSAATSTTSYGQHWLVQEAEQRRIEQHQKNSAGTKRPLPKFVIDAITQRVQKLNAGGAGSEHSDNLSEDSDLAIINSMKHHHNQPLGTSVSQNHHQQQQYSNTSDKVLSVSGKKECSHCRIELGKGAAMAIESLGLFYHIECFKCCVCHVKLGDGTNGIDVRVRKYRLHCQNCFSSEDGVKFSCV; from the exons ATG ATGGCGACGGCACCATCCAATACCGCTAGCAGCACCAACGAGATGGACGAGTTTATCAAAAAGAGCCGTGTGACGCGGGCCGCTCCGCCCAAACCGGCCTACGATCCGTTGCAGTTTGTGCAGATCAAGCCGGCCAAGCTGTACGATCTGAACAAAGCCAAACCATCGACCGAGCGCAAGCTGGAGGTGAAGGCACAGCGCGAGGTAGTGGTGGAGGATGCCGAGGAGTGGCAGTGCAATCTGGACAATTGGAAGTCGTCGCGGAGGAAACGGGTGGAGCACATCATCGACAAGATTACCGAGGCGAAGAAGatcgagcaggaggaggtgtgCCGGGGGCGTAAGAAATCCAAAACATTTTCCGAAATGCTGGAAAACAG TGGATCCAGAAGACGCTTCATTCTGCCCGgtaccgatgatgacgatgagggaGGCAGCTTCAGTGACGATTTACAGGACAACCAACAAGTATCCACGAAAGAGCATTACAAG GACGAATCGACCGACGAACGGACTACGGATGATACTGAGAGCTGCAGCTCTTCGAAGCAAACCGATGGTGAATCGAAAACGCCCGATCTGATCGAATCATTGGACACCCCAGAAATGAACGAATTTTCTCTGGCGATCGAGAACTATAAATCAAAGTTTCCAATGACGCAGAACAGAAGCTCGCTATTAAGCAAcgccaacagcatcaccacgacaaccaccatcaccagcagtagcagcagtacgatTACGATGGCGACGTTATCATCGAACACCGTTGAAGAAGAATCGAGCGTCCAGAAGCCGATAGTCagggaaacggaaacgcaaAGTTTATTCACGGGAACAGCTGATACGCCTTCTTCGAATGAATCCTTGGAAGATGACGAAGGTCAGCAGGAGcaacaaacggaaaaagaCCAAGAGGTCACGCCAAAGGTGAATGTTATTGAAAGGCGACGTTTGTTTGAGCAGTTTCAACGCCTCTCGTGTATCTCGGATGAGGTAGGAAGCGCGTCGTCGGCCCCCACAAGAGCAGTTAAATTATCTGGTATGGTTAGCAATggtcaggagcagcagcagcagcagcacccggatCGGGAACGGATCTACGATGATGCGCAAACGTCCACCGACGAACTAGCTAGCTCCTCATCCTCCGATTGGATTGCCGCAGGGGCCACAAGTATTAAAGAACGGCGAGCTATTTTCGAGCGCTACCAGTCGATGGAAGGAGGAGACGAGCAGGAAATCGTGGGCCGTAGccgtagcaacagcagtgccGTGGTGATTAAGAGTCGCTCCGAATCGaacgtcggtggtggttgtaagGGCGGaggtggtaccggtgctgTTGGGCAGCGGTACGAATTGACGCTAGAGCATCTAAAGCGGAGCAATGGCGCCGATTGCTGCGAGGACAGTGGTATTCAGTCGACGGATTTATCGCGCAGCTCGGTCGTTTCGCAGGCGGATGATAGTGAAATGCTGCAGCTTCTGTCGGATGTTGGCAAAAGTCCGATCCGGTCCGCCGCCACGCTCGATTCGGCGAGCGAATTCTCCGACACTGAGTGTAGCAATGGGCAG CTCATAGAAAATGCGCTAGATGTGGCGTTTGAAGAGATGGATAGTGAACTCAACGAAACTAGTGTAACAACGGAGGATGCGAGCGTATTGCGAGGAAATCATACATCTTCACAGCAGCTGGAGCTACCAGAAACGACGGAACTCACGGAGGAATGCATGGTACCGTTAAGTGTTGTTCCCTGTCCTCCCGATTTTGTGGCCCCTGTAGAGGAATTCAACGACGAGCTGGTGTTATTGTCGTTGCCGAAATCCAAACTTACACCACCGAAGGAAAAACCTCCGCCGCCTCCAGTGGATGATGAACCAGAGCctgatcaacatcaacaaccgtCGGTAACCGCGGGTTCGGTAACAAGTTGGATGCAACAAGCTGCATCCACAGTCATGCACCAGAATGGCGCAGAAATGTATCATGACTCAAAGAGCAATGGAACAAATGGAACACTGGCAGCTAGAACTGGacagggaaatgggaaattaGAGGATTTTCAGCTCCAGGAAGACAATTTTAGAACCCTGGAAAGCTACGAAGTAGTGCAACAGGTGCAGCTAGAGCAACGTAAACGCTTCGAGGAACAGAAAGATCATGAACGGGACCAGGAACGGCAAGAGATGTTGGTGTACAGCAATCGTATCGAAACACAATCCCATCACCATTCGCTTTATGAAGCTGGTGAGCATGAG GAAATTGTTAGTGTCGAGCGAGAGCTGCTGCAAATCGAGCAGGAGGAGATGCAACGAAGGAGGGacaaacaaatgttttatgaaaaactATCGAAAGGTGATCCGCAACGGTTATCGGAATTGCAGTCTCCAccgcagcaacatcagcagcagcagcaacatcagcagcagcagcaacaacaacagcagcagcagcaacaacaacagcagcagcagcagcaacagcagctccaaTCTCAAAACCAACCCCACCAACAAAAACAGGATCCCtattatcatcatccacatcaccaccatcaacatcaccatcacaatcatcataatcatcatcaccgagcCTCAATGCCCGCCATCGATAGTCGATCGTTGCAGAACGTGAATGCGTATGGAGCCTTCGAAACACCGTTTTTGGACGATGTGAGCTCGTATGAAATGGGTTCCCTGCATCGTGAATCGATGCCCAATTTATCTCAGGTCCCTGGAGCTTTCTCGTCTCACCCATCGTCACTATCGTCGTACGGCGAGGGATATTCGACGAACTCTGCCACCAGTTTCGATGGTGGTTGGACTCCGATGAACCGACAGAGTGGTGGTCCCTTGCCCGATAGGCGCCCTACTATAGCTCCGAGGCCCACGATGAATGGGTTTcttgaccatcaccaccaacagcaggcaACCACCGATTTAGGCGGTGCGGGAACAGGGTTCAATGCAGCTGATCGATCCCGCTTGTATAGTAATGTGTTCGAGCAACATCCCAAAG aTATCAAACAAAACGTGTACCATCCAACAACGAGTGTGAACAGGGGATCGACTGGTGGTAGTGCGGCAACATCTACCACTTCCTACGGTCAACACTGGTTAGTACAGGAAGCAGAGCAGCGGCGCATCGAACAACACCAGAAGAACTCGGCCGGCACGAAGCGTCCGTTGCCAAAATTTGTCATCGATGCAATCACGCAGCGAGTGCAGAAACTGAACGCCGGAGGAGCTGGTTCAGAACATTCAGA tAACTTGTCCGAGGATTCCGACCTAGCAATAATCAATTCGATGAAACATCACCATAACCAGCCACTGGGTACCTCTGTGtcgcaaaaccatcaccaacaacagcagtattCCAACACATCCGATAAAGTTCTGAGCGTGAGCGGCAAAAAGGAATGCTCGCACTGTCGCATAGAGCTAG GGAAGGGAGCGGCCATGGCAATCGAGAGCCTCGGATTGTTTTACCACATCGAGTGTTTCAAATGTTGCGTTTGTCACGTTAAGCTCGGGGACGGCACTAATGGTATCGACGTGCGCGTTAGAAAGTATCGACTTCATTGCCAAAACTGTTTCTCTAGTGAAGACGGTGTAAAGTTTAGTTGTGTTTGA